A stretch of DNA from Alicyclobacillus acidocaldarius subsp. acidocaldarius Tc-4-1:
CGCCATCCCCGTGGTGTACGGCACCCTCTGGAGCCTGTGCGTCGCCCTTTGCGGCACGGTCGTCGTCTTTTTGATGGCGCACTATGGCGAATGGGGCCCCGAGCGGATCACGACAGCGGCGTACGTCATCCACTGCCTTGCCGTCCTGTTTGGCGCCATGGCAGCCGCGCGCCAAGGCCAGGGGCACGGATGGTTTCACGGCAGCGCCACCGGACTCCTCTACGCCGTCATCATGGTCGCCATTGGCCTCTTTGTCGACAACACCTTCACCTTCGACGCTGGAGGACTCTTTCGCATTCTTCTCATGTCGGTCATCGGCGCGTTTGGCGGCGTCATGGGGAGCGCGTGGGTTCGCTCGTAACACCCCCGCGGGGGATGCGGGAGGCCGACGGGCTGCAGACGCGCAACGACCTCCCCATCCAGCTTTTACGCCCCGCCGTGTTCTTTGTGATGCTCTCCGAATTCCCGCTCCGCCTCCGAAGGACCATCGTGACCCTCATCGGTCGCCTCGACATCGTGGTCCACGCCGCGATCCTCGGCCTCGTCCGCCTCATCCTCGGCTTCGTCGTGTTCCGCGCCATGGCCTTCTTCCACGACGCGGACAATGGCGCGCTGGTCCATCTCCACGTCCACGCCATCTGCGATGCGAACAATCGCGATGTCGCCCTGCATCGCGACGATCTCGCCGTACAATCCCGCGGCCGTCATCACGCGCGCACCCGGCCCCAGTTTCTTCATCATCTCTGCGCGGCTCTTCTGCTGGCGCCGCTGCGGCAACAGAATGAGCACGTAAAACACCACAATCAGGAGAATCAAAAACAGAATACTGCTGCTACCCTTCAAACTCACACGTCCTCTCGCTCGGATGTATAACCGTACCTACTGTAGAATTCGCGCTTGAACGCCAAAAACCTGTCCTCCTCGATAGACTTTCGAATTTCCCTCATCAGGTTGAGCAAAAAGTGCACGTTGTGATACGTGGTAAGCCGCACGCCGAGGATCTCTTCCGCCTTCAGGAGGTGCCTGATGTACGCGCGGGAAAACGTCCGGCACACGCGACACGAACACGACGGGTCGATCGGGAGAAGGTCGTCCCTGTACTGCGCATGTTTCATGACCATCTTGCCAGTCGATGTGAACACAGTTCCGTTGCGCGCAATGCGCGTAGGAAGGACGCAATCGAACATGTCGACGCCCCGTTCCACACCCTCGAACAGATCGTCCGGGCTGCCCACGCCCATCAGATACCTGGGCTTCTCTTCGGGAAGGAGCGGCGCCACGTGCGACAGAATCTCGTACATGAGGGACTTCGGCTCCCCGACGCTGAGCCCGCCGATGGCGTAGCCGGGCAGGTCGAGCTCTACCAGCGCCTCGACAGCTTGACGCCGGAGATCCAAATGCTCTCCGCCTTGCACAAT
This window harbors:
- a CDS encoding TIGR04086 family membrane protein produces the protein MSRWNEGHRFDVLRAIPVVYGTLWSLCVALCGTVVVFLMAHYGEWGPERITTAAYVIHCLAVLFGAMAAARQGQGHGWFHGSATGLLYAVIMVAIGLFVDNTFTFDAGGLFRILLMSVIGAFGGVMGSAWVRS
- the yajC gene encoding preprotein translocase subunit YajC, which gives rise to MKGSSSILFLILLIVVFYVLILLPQRRQQKSRAEMMKKLGPGARVMTAAGLYGEIVAMQGDIAIVRIADGVDVEMDQRAIVRVVEEGHGAEHDEAEDEADEAEDRGVDHDVEATDEGHDGPSEAEREFGEHHKEHGGA
- the tgt gene encoding tRNA guanosine(34) transglycosylase Tgt gives rise to the protein MQVPVRYELLKRCSRTEARRGRLYTPHGVIDTPVFMPVGTQATVKTMAPWELEELGAGIILANTYHLHLRPGEDIVQRAGGLHGFMQWKGAILTDSGGFQVFSLASLRKITDEGVQFRSHIDGSPRFFSPETVMAIENALGADIIMQLDECPPYGATRSYLETSLRRTLAWAKRCKESHARPEEQALFGIVQGGEHLDLRRQAVEALVELDLPGYAIGGLSVGEPKSLMYEILSHVAPLLPEEKPRYLMGVGSPDDLFEGVERGVDMFDCVLPTRIARNGTVFTSTGKMVMKHAQYRDDLLPIDPSCSCRVCRTFSRAYIRHLLKAEEILGVRLTTYHNVHFLLNLMREIRKSIEEDRFLAFKREFYSRYGYTSEREDV